In a genomic window of Piliocolobus tephrosceles isolate RC106 chromosome 1, ASM277652v3, whole genome shotgun sequence:
- the LOC111539524 gene encoding pancreatic progenitor cell differentiation and proliferation factor-like isoform X1, with amino-acid sequence MAAIPSSGSLLATYDYYRRCLDSTSSNSSCGSTECPGEVIPHPPGLPKADLGHWWASFFFWKSTFPFMATVLESAEHPEPPQASSSMTTSGLARDAPSQSSIASAGARS; translated from the coding sequence ATGGCGGCCATCCCCTCCAGCGGCTCGCTCCTGGCCACCTACGACTACTACCGGCGCTGCCTGGATTCCACTTCCAGCAACAGCTCCTGTGGCAGTACCGAGTGCCCCGGGGAAGTCATTCCCCACCCCCCAGGTCTCCCCAAGGCTGACCTGGGTCACTGGTGGGCCAGCTTCTTTTTCTGGAAGTCCACCTTCCCGTTCATGGCCACGGTGTTGGAGTCCGCAGAGCACCCGGAACCCCCCCAGGCCTCCAGCAGCATGACCACCAGTGGTCTGGCTCGGGACGCCCCGAGTCAGTCCAGCATAGCCAGCGCTGGGGCCCGGTCCTGA
- the LOC111539524 gene encoding pancreatic progenitor cell differentiation and proliferation factor-like isoform X2 has protein sequence MAAIPSSGSLLATYDYYRRCLDSTSSNSSCGSTECPGEVIPHPPASFSGSPPSRSWPRCWSPQSTRNPPRPPAA, from the exons ATGGCGGCCATCCCCTCCAGCGGCTCGCTCCTGGCCACCTACGACTACTACCGGCGCTGCCTGGATTCCACTTCCAGCAACAGCTCCTGTGGCAGTACCGAGTGCCCCGGGGAAGTCATTCCCCACCCCCCAG CTTCTTTTTCTGGAAGTCCACCTTCCCGTTCATGGCCACGGTGTTGGAGTCCGCAGAGCACCCGGAACCCCCCCAGGCCTCCAGCAGCATGA